A genomic window from Megalobrama amblycephala isolate DHTTF-2021 linkage group LG2, ASM1881202v1, whole genome shotgun sequence includes:
- the LOC125262495 gene encoding uncharacterized protein LOC125262495 isoform X2 gives MISTLKLMLALATVLGVVVTTVNSIPPKKQNVNQNNAALENQLRTAAEQALQAIGSTRTATASSALADRGQHVFNNNLLKLHRSVLEGMLNFLGASEQLNNLEQYLRIPLSQLQREAISTTMVVHFSSDEFYVDYNAGVYGAYVEKLRHELVEYLKADTSDNDDERNRTRTQVQFITGEMVNRNVIVDPMARDHWVKKDQNRLQQYNDIRAALMNMFQNILEDFEKVSERIKHYYESGKWNR, from the exons ATGATTTCAACTTTGAAGCTCATGCTGGCTTTGGCCACAGTTTTGGGGGTTGTAGTAACCACCGTAAACTCCATCCCCCCTAAGA AACAGAATGTGAATCAGAATAATGCTGCTTTGGAGAATCAGCTCAGAACCGCTGCCGAGCAAGCACTACAAGCCATTGGTTCTACTCGCACGGCGACTGCTTCTTCTGCGCTAGCAGACCGGGGCCAGCATGTCTTCAACAACAACCTCCTTAAGTTGCACCGAAGCGTTCTGGAGGGCATGCTGAATTTTTTGGGGGCCTCTGAGCAGCTGAATAACCTGGAGCAGTACCTCAGAATCCCCCTCAGCCAACTTCAACGAGAGGCAATTAGCACGACAATGGTGGTCCACTTcag TTCAGATGAGTTCTATGTGGATTATAATGCAGGTGTGTACGGAGCGTACGTGGAGAAGCTCCGACATGAACTTGTGGAATACCTCAAGGCCGATACATCTGACAACGATGATGAGAGAAACAGAACCAGGACGCAGGTGCAGTTCATCACCGGTGAGATGGTGAACCGTAATGTGATTGTGGACCCGATGGCCCGCGATCACTGGGTTAAGAAGGACCAAAACCGTTTGCAACAGTACAATGATATCAGAGCTGCATTGATGAATATGTTCCAGAACATCCTGGAGGACTTCGAAAAAGTGTCAGAAAGGATCAAACACTATTACGAGAGTGGAAAGTGGAACAG ATAG